One Pseudonocardia sediminis DNA window includes the following coding sequences:
- a CDS encoding glycosyltransferase, with protein sequence MTTSETSPLNVTAVLDHVELGGAEKLLLDLFRHFDPTVVAPRLICLKHDGDLAPDFRDSGFPVEVLSRRGRFDRRTVPQLVRSFRTHRTDVVLVNHYARAPLTLGRLAARLAGVPANVVAVHGIDLVRHGGRCLPRHDLETLFLSDALALIGPAQASYLHTQEGVGRYMWRRIREEIIPNGISLPPVADSRSRLDARSRLGLTDREQVVSIVARLRPEKAHDVLLDAIALLAPSHPEVRLVVVGDGPEEPRLRERAGRLGIAGRVLFMGRRNDVAALLPASDVSVLCSQHEAAPIAVIEAMAAGLPVVVSDCGGLPDMVTDDVEGYRVAVGDPAALAAAISRVLDDGDVASRLGSAGRARAERDFRIESTARRFEELFTSLVTT encoded by the coding sequence GTGACGACCAGCGAGACCAGTCCGCTGAACGTGACCGCAGTACTCGACCACGTGGAGCTGGGAGGCGCGGAGAAGCTGCTCCTGGACCTGTTCCGGCACTTCGATCCGACTGTCGTCGCACCGCGTCTGATCTGTCTGAAGCACGACGGCGATCTGGCGCCCGACTTCCGGGACTCGGGGTTCCCGGTCGAGGTGCTGTCACGCCGCGGTCGCTTCGACCGGCGAACCGTCCCCCAGCTCGTGCGCTCGTTCCGGACCCACCGGACAGACGTCGTGCTGGTCAACCACTATGCGCGTGCACCACTCACACTCGGTCGGCTCGCGGCGCGCCTGGCGGGCGTTCCGGCCAACGTCGTGGCGGTGCACGGCATCGACCTCGTCCGGCATGGCGGCCGGTGTCTGCCACGGCACGACCTCGAGACCCTCTTCCTGTCCGACGCTCTTGCGTTGATCGGGCCGGCCCAGGCCAGCTATCTGCACACGCAGGAAGGGGTCGGTCGCTACATGTGGCGGCGAATCCGCGAGGAGATCATCCCGAACGGGATCTCACTTCCCCCGGTCGCCGACTCCCGTTCCCGTCTCGACGCGAGGAGCCGCCTGGGCCTGACCGACCGCGAACAGGTCGTGTCCATCGTCGCGCGACTGCGCCCGGAGAAGGCACACGACGTCCTGCTCGACGCCATCGCACTCCTTGCCCCGAGCCATCCGGAGGTACGGCTCGTCGTCGTGGGCGACGGCCCCGAGGAACCTCGCCTCCGGGAGCGAGCGGGACGGCTCGGTATCGCCGGTCGGGTGCTGTTCATGGGACGGCGTAACGATGTCGCCGCGTTGCTGCCTGCATCTGACGTGTCGGTGCTGTGCTCCCAGCACGAGGCAGCCCCGATCGCCGTCATCGAGGCGATGGCGGCCGGTCTGCCGGTGGTCGTGAGCGACTGTGGAGGCCTGCCGGACATGGTGACCGACGACGTGGAGGGCTACCGGGTCGCGGTGGGTGACCCGGCAGCACTGGCGGCCGCCATCAGCCGTGTGCTCGACGACGGCGACGTGGCGTCCCGACTGGGGTCGGCCGGCAGAGCGCGGGCAGAACGCGACTTCCGGATCGAGAGCACGGCTCGCCGGTTCGAAGAGCTGTTCACCTCGTTGGTCACGACGTGA
- a CDS encoding low molecular weight phosphatase family protein, with product MTIAPQQIGDREIPGRQTFLPPAGAVRPSRPGRHRIPTQRGDDVIAEPFRILFVCTGNICRSPTAELLTRHLLVGRLGGRDAARVQVASAGVRAVVGASVHPGSRAGLAPWGLDGVHSERFAARQLESSVVDGVDLVLGASPRHRSAVLERFPELLGKTFSLREFARLAALVDAESLPADLVQRAQVLVGQARRLRGTVAAPDDDRIPDPIGGTPEEFQRATALTFEALRAVVDAMAPRRPSVTR from the coding sequence ATGACGATCGCGCCGCAGCAGATCGGGGACCGCGAGATCCCCGGCCGGCAGACGTTCCTGCCGCCGGCCGGAGCCGTTCGGCCGTCGCGGCCGGGGCGCCACCGCATCCCCACCCAGCGCGGCGACGACGTCATCGCCGAGCCGTTCCGGATCCTGTTCGTCTGCACCGGCAACATCTGCCGCTCGCCCACGGCCGAGCTGCTCACCCGTCACCTGCTCGTCGGCCGCCTCGGTGGCCGGGACGCGGCGCGGGTCCAGGTCGCCAGCGCCGGTGTCCGCGCGGTCGTCGGTGCATCGGTGCACCCGGGATCCCGTGCCGGGCTGGCCCCCTGGGGTCTCGACGGCGTCCACTCCGAGCGCTTCGCCGCGCGGCAGCTCGAGAGCTCGGTCGTCGACGGTGTCGACCTCGTCCTCGGGGCCTCGCCCCGTCACCGCAGTGCCGTCCTGGAGCGCTTCCCCGAGCTGCTGGGCAAGACGTTCAGCCTCCGCGAGTTCGCCCGGCTGGCGGCATTGGTCGACGCGGAGTCGCTCCCGGCCGACCTCGTCCAGCGTGCGCAGGTGCTGGTGGGCCAGGCTCGTCGTCTCCGGGGCACCGTGGCGGCGCCGGACGACGACCGCATCCCGGATCCGATCGGTGGCACGCCGGAGGAGTTCCAGCGGGCGACGGCTCTGACGTTCGAGGCACTCCGTGCCGTCGTCGACGCGATGGCACCCCGCCGACCGTCGGTCACCCGCTAG
- a CDS encoding sugar transferase → MSTYPDVTRGRGPVVPGATGRRRIRVPRQRVVTTTTPVGREPQGIPRWQRRFSTAVALSDLTTITVVVSMCVLVGLTGFEAGDRARIASGLLAAALMAVALPLSRAWDGRVLGQGATEFVRLGRAVLLADVALAFGGLALMVQSAREWVFLLVPVTGLACLAMRFVLRKALHHQRRNGRGLTPVLAVGSEEAVADLVRRTRRDPYFGWEITGACTPTGRGTNGGLNVDGVRVVGDLDSVPNLARGAEHHVVAVCQAPGWGPARLHRLAWQLEGTNAELAVDPGLMEIAGPRMHITPVDGMPLLRLSHPRFTGVARILKTAMDRTVAGLLLLVAAPVFVGLALAVRLHDGGPVFFTQERVGTNGRTFRMIKFRSMCTDAEARLAALAHANDGAGPLFKMREDPRVTPVGRFLRKYSMDELPQLLNVLNGSMSLVGPRPPLPREVAGYADDARRRLLVRPGMTGLWQVSGRSTLTWEESVRLDLRYVENWSLALDFIIIWKTFGAVLRSRGAY, encoded by the coding sequence GTGAGCACGTACCCGGATGTCACGCGCGGCCGCGGCCCGGTCGTCCCGGGCGCGACCGGCCGCCGCCGGATCCGCGTCCCCCGTCAACGGGTCGTCACGACGACCACCCCGGTCGGTCGTGAGCCACAGGGGATCCCGCGTTGGCAGCGCCGTTTCTCCACCGCCGTCGCGTTGAGCGACCTCACGACGATCACCGTCGTCGTCAGCATGTGCGTGTTGGTGGGATTGACCGGCTTCGAGGCGGGTGACCGTGCCCGTATCGCCAGCGGCCTGCTCGCCGCCGCCCTGATGGCCGTCGCGCTCCCGCTCTCCCGCGCCTGGGACGGCAGGGTGCTCGGACAGGGCGCCACCGAGTTCGTCCGGCTCGGCCGGGCCGTCCTCCTCGCCGACGTCGCCCTGGCGTTCGGTGGCCTGGCCCTGATGGTCCAGTCGGCCCGGGAGTGGGTGTTCCTGCTCGTCCCCGTCACCGGTCTGGCCTGCCTCGCCATGCGGTTCGTTCTGCGCAAGGCCCTGCACCACCAGCGTCGCAACGGTCGTGGCCTCACCCCCGTGCTCGCCGTCGGCAGCGAGGAGGCCGTCGCGGACCTGGTCCGACGGACCCGTCGCGACCCGTACTTCGGCTGGGAGATCACGGGCGCCTGCACCCCGACCGGGCGTGGCACGAACGGAGGGCTCAACGTCGACGGCGTCCGCGTGGTCGGCGACCTCGACTCCGTCCCGAACCTGGCCCGCGGGGCGGAACACCACGTCGTCGCCGTCTGTCAGGCCCCGGGCTGGGGCCCGGCTCGTCTGCACCGCCTGGCCTGGCAGCTCGAAGGCACCAACGCCGAGCTGGCCGTCGACCCCGGCCTGATGGAGATCGCTGGCCCGCGCATGCACATCACCCCGGTCGACGGGATGCCGCTGCTGCGCCTGTCGCACCCGCGCTTCACCGGCGTGGCCCGCATCCTCAAGACCGCGATGGACCGGACCGTCGCCGGCCTGCTCCTGCTGGTGGCCGCACCGGTGTTCGTCGGCCTCGCGCTGGCCGTCCGCCTGCACGACGGCGGCCCGGTCTTCTTCACGCAGGAACGCGTCGGCACCAACGGCCGCACGTTCCGGATGATCAAGTTCCGCTCGATGTGCACCGATGCCGAAGCGCGCCTCGCCGCACTCGCCCACGCCAACGACGGCGCGGGCCCGCTGTTCAAGATGCGCGAGGACCCCCGCGTCACCCCCGTCGGACGGTTCCTGCGGAAGTACTCCATGGACGAGCTCCCGCAGCTGCTCAACGTCCTCAACGGGTCGATGAGCCTGGTTGGGCCGCGGCCGCCACTCCCCCGCGAGGTCGCCGGTTACGCCGACGACGCCCGCCGCCGCCTCCTCGTGCGCCCCGGCATGACCGGCCTCTGGCAGGTTAGCGGCCGCAGCACGCTCACGTGGGAGGAGTCGGTCCGGCTCGACCTGCGCTACGTCGAGAACTGGTCGCTGGCGCTGGACTTCATCATCATCTGGAAGACGTTCGGGGCCGTGCTGCGCAGCCGCGGCGCCTACTGA
- a CDS encoding O-antigen ligase family protein — protein sequence MNVASIRSRTPPGTGVLVGVAIAIGALAWAGIRRDLPDGMTVGSGIGLAGIVVLGVAVLLGRPAMAVVVLLFATFLRLALDWSLPVAVTSLCLAMLLAGTVLAVWRRQVQMPRLGALELLMALYLACNVWSAVVPNPLPAGAPDVDGTGEFSVPRFILGAVVVPFGLFLAGRVLYRREADVRRLLWAVVAMGGYSAWVSIMQYNGPPALVWPKYILTTEFDDRAVGVFNQPNENGITLTIGFLVAVHLLRQRDTGRVGKIVAAAVVLASPYAVYLTHTRVVWLAFAVVVVLGALISRSARPWFLAVILAATLTVGLNWSNFTSTDREAGGVGETSQIEERLNGIATSVNAIEARPLLGWGVGRFPAVNTLHHEQFSQDVRWSMGFGIVSHQNELGIATELGLTGLACWLGVVALLLRRQVIALRLLPDDGVCGRGLAVAVLLGFVMWALCGIADDLRFFDFENSLVMLLAGVVVGVVERRWAAGHAIPTEAERPVDEVAQV from the coding sequence ATGAACGTCGCGTCGATCCGCAGCCGGACCCCTCCTGGCACCGGCGTGCTGGTCGGTGTGGCGATCGCGATCGGCGCCCTGGCCTGGGCGGGGATACGACGCGACCTTCCCGACGGGATGACCGTCGGATCGGGCATCGGGCTCGCCGGGATCGTCGTCCTCGGTGTCGCCGTGCTGCTCGGGAGACCGGCCATGGCTGTCGTCGTACTCCTCTTCGCGACGTTCCTGAGGCTGGCACTCGACTGGAGTCTCCCGGTCGCCGTCACGTCGTTGTGCCTCGCGATGCTGCTCGCCGGTACGGTCCTGGCGGTCTGGCGTCGGCAGGTGCAGATGCCGCGTCTGGGCGCTCTCGAACTCCTGATGGCGCTCTACCTCGCCTGCAACGTGTGGTCCGCGGTGGTGCCGAACCCGCTGCCGGCCGGAGCGCCCGATGTGGACGGCACCGGGGAGTTCTCGGTTCCCCGGTTCATCCTCGGCGCAGTCGTCGTGCCCTTCGGACTGTTTCTCGCCGGCCGGGTGCTGTACAGACGGGAGGCCGACGTACGTCGGCTCCTGTGGGCGGTCGTCGCCATGGGCGGGTACTCGGCGTGGGTCAGCATCATGCAGTACAACGGTCCGCCCGCCCTCGTCTGGCCCAAGTACATCCTGACGACGGAGTTCGACGACCGAGCCGTAGGTGTCTTCAACCAGCCGAACGAGAACGGCATCACGCTGACGATCGGGTTCCTGGTGGCAGTGCATCTGCTGCGGCAACGCGACACCGGCCGTGTCGGCAAGATCGTCGCCGCGGCCGTCGTGCTGGCCTCTCCCTACGCTGTGTACCTGACCCACACCCGCGTGGTCTGGCTTGCGTTCGCAGTCGTCGTCGTACTCGGCGCGCTGATCTCTCGCAGTGCCCGGCCCTGGTTCCTCGCCGTCATCCTGGCCGCGACCCTCACCGTCGGCCTGAACTGGTCGAACTTCACGAGCACGGACCGCGAGGCCGGCGGTGTCGGCGAGACCTCCCAGATCGAGGAGCGGCTCAACGGCATCGCGACCTCGGTGAACGCGATCGAGGCACGCCCACTCCTGGGCTGGGGTGTCGGGCGCTTCCCCGCGGTGAACACGTTGCACCACGAGCAGTTCTCGCAGGACGTTCGCTGGTCGATGGGGTTCGGGATCGTCTCGCACCAGAACGAGCTCGGCATCGCCACGGAACTGGGGCTGACCGGGCTCGCGTGCTGGCTCGGGGTCGTCGCGTTGCTTCTCCGACGGCAGGTCATCGCTCTCCGACTCCTCCCGGACGACGGGGTGTGCGGGCGAGGTCTGGCCGTCGCCGTGCTACTCGGGTTCGTGATGTGGGCGCTCTGCGGCATTGCAGACGACCTACGGTTCTTCGACTTCGAGAACAGCCTCGTCATGCTGCTCGCAGGGGTGGTCGTCGGAGTCGTGGAACGACGTTGGGCGGCGGGTCACGCCATTCCCACCGAGGCCGAACGACCGGTCGACGAGGTGGCACAGGTATGA
- a CDS encoding GDP-L-fucose synthase family protein → MQDRDGRLYIAGHRGLAGSAIWRAAEDAGFTDLVGATSAEVDLRDRAATFAYLDEIRPAAMVLAAARVGGIVANDTYPAEFLSENLQIQVNVMDAAHAAGVDRLLFLGSSCIYPKFAEQPIREDSLLTGALEPTNDAYAVAKIAGIMAVQAARKQYGHRWISAMPTNLYGPGDNFDPENSHVLPALIRRFHEATQSGADEVVLWGTGTPRREFLHVDDLGRAIVHLLDVYDDPQTINVGVGDDVTIRELAETVADVVGYTGAIVQDTDRPDGTPRKLLDVSRLRALGWEPRIGLREGITSTYGWFVEHHAEARLSSR, encoded by the coding sequence ATGCAGGACAGGGACGGTCGCCTCTACATCGCCGGACACCGCGGACTCGCCGGCTCGGCGATCTGGCGGGCAGCCGAGGACGCCGGGTTCACCGACCTCGTCGGCGCCACCTCTGCCGAGGTCGACCTCCGCGACCGTGCGGCGACGTTCGCCTACCTGGACGAGATCCGGCCGGCCGCCATGGTGCTCGCCGCCGCCCGCGTCGGCGGGATCGTCGCCAACGACACCTACCCGGCCGAGTTCCTGTCCGAGAACCTGCAGATCCAGGTCAACGTCATGGACGCCGCACACGCCGCCGGCGTCGACCGCCTGCTGTTCCTCGGCTCCTCGTGTATCTACCCCAAGTTCGCCGAGCAGCCCATCCGCGAGGACAGCCTCCTCACCGGAGCGCTCGAACCCACCAACGACGCCTACGCCGTCGCCAAGATCGCCGGGATCATGGCCGTCCAGGCCGCCCGCAAGCAGTACGGCCACCGCTGGATCTCCGCGATGCCGACGAACCTCTACGGCCCCGGCGACAACTTCGACCCCGAGAACTCCCACGTCCTGCCCGCCCTGATCCGCCGCTTCCACGAAGCCACGCAGAGCGGCGCCGACGAGGTCGTGCTCTGGGGCACCGGCACGCCGCGGCGCGAGTTCCTCCACGTCGACGACCTCGGCCGCGCCATCGTGCACCTGCTCGACGTCTACGACGACCCGCAGACCATCAATGTCGGCGTCGGCGACGACGTCACCATCCGCGAGCTCGCCGAGACCGTCGCCGATGTCGTCGGGTACACCGGCGCGATCGTCCAGGACACCGACCGCCCCGACGGGACCCCGCGCAAGCTCCTCGACGTCTCCCGCCTCCGAGCGCTCGGCTGGGAACCCCGCATCGGGCTGCGCGAGGGCATCACCAGCACCTACGGCTGGTTCGTCGAGCACCATGCCGAGGCCCGCCTCAGCTCCCGCTGA
- a CDS encoding lipopolysaccharide biosynthesis protein — translation MSRPESDQEIVEDGTPDDGSRPPTAGLSGTLKRGVAYSTIAFVAVQALGFVQLLFIARLLSPDEVGTYAAGTVLSGFLILFSESGLGSALIQRSGRLDDVADTVFWATLVTGLGTALVTLAASPIVALVFDSDTAGFIAAATSGTLLLHSLTIVPDSLMQRRFDFRRRLIVNPAVAFSFATVAIVLAWLGFSVWAMVAAEYVSFVVWVVATWSLARWRPGRGHPSVRLWRELARFAFPLVVSNTAFQIRQTFETVVVGRGLDTAALGQFRYGRRLSMLPAVAVIEIGAYVLFPAFARMAGDATRFRAAYLRSLELIWFAVTPVAGLMIVLGEPAVVQLIGERWREAGIAFAVLAGYGMGEALAAVSSEAIKGSGRSALLNIVTAVNMVSGVTLLLVLLPWGLVGVGAAISASTLLSGLIAVVVANRLLGVRSTQVAWRLVGPLLCTAAAVAVVWPLDRLVLHSGSAPTFRGVGLLVCDGLAFGAVYLLFATLLMPALTRQMLAAIGRRLPARNAG, via the coding sequence GTGAGCCGGCCGGAATCCGACCAGGAGATCGTCGAGGACGGCACCCCCGACGACGGGAGCCGGCCACCGACAGCCGGTCTTTCCGGCACGCTCAAGCGTGGGGTGGCCTACTCGACCATCGCGTTCGTCGCGGTACAGGCCCTGGGCTTCGTACAACTACTCTTCATCGCCCGGCTGCTGTCCCCCGACGAGGTCGGCACGTACGCCGCCGGAACGGTTCTATCGGGATTCCTCATCCTGTTCTCCGAGAGCGGGCTCGGCAGCGCGTTGATCCAGCGATCGGGCCGCCTCGACGACGTCGCGGACACCGTGTTCTGGGCGACTCTGGTGACCGGCCTGGGCACGGCGCTCGTCACGCTGGCCGCTTCGCCGATCGTCGCTCTCGTCTTCGACAGCGACACGGCCGGGTTCATCGCCGCCGCCACATCCGGAACGCTGCTGTTGCACAGTCTCACCATCGTGCCCGACTCCTTGATGCAGCGAAGGTTCGACTTCCGGCGCAGGCTGATCGTCAATCCGGCCGTGGCGTTCAGCTTCGCCACCGTGGCGATCGTGTTGGCCTGGCTCGGTTTCAGTGTCTGGGCGATGGTGGCGGCCGAGTACGTCAGCTTCGTGGTGTGGGTCGTCGCCACGTGGTCGCTGGCCCGCTGGCGGCCCGGCCGCGGCCACCCGTCGGTCAGGCTCTGGCGCGAGCTCGCTCGATTCGCCTTCCCGCTGGTGGTGAGCAACACGGCATTCCAGATCCGGCAGACCTTCGAGACCGTCGTCGTGGGACGTGGGCTGGACACGGCTGCGCTCGGCCAGTTCCGCTACGGGCGGCGCCTGTCCATGCTCCCCGCCGTGGCGGTCATCGAGATCGGCGCGTACGTCCTGTTCCCGGCGTTCGCACGTATGGCGGGCGATGCGACACGCTTCCGTGCCGCCTACCTTCGCTCGCTCGAGCTGATCTGGTTCGCCGTGACACCGGTGGCCGGACTGATGATCGTTCTGGGCGAGCCGGCAGTCGTCCAGCTGATCGGGGAGAGGTGGCGAGAGGCCGGTATCGCCTTCGCCGTCCTGGCCGGGTACGGCATGGGCGAGGCGCTGGCCGCGGTCTCCAGCGAGGCGATCAAGGGAAGTGGACGGTCGGCGCTGCTGAACATCGTCACCGCGGTCAACATGGTGAGCGGCGTGACCCTGCTCCTGGTACTCCTGCCGTGGGGACTGGTCGGCGTCGGCGCAGCGATCTCCGCGTCCACACTCCTCTCGGGCCTCATCGCCGTCGTGGTCGCCAACCGCCTTCTCGGAGTCCGCTCTACCCAGGTGGCATGGCGGCTGGTCGGCCCGCTCTTGTGCACGGCCGCCGCGGTGGCCGTGGTGTGGCCTCTCGATCGGCTGGTCCTGCACAGTGGCTCGGCGCCGACCTTCAGAGGCGTCGGGCTACTGGTGTGCGACGGGCTCGCGTTCGGTGCCGTGTACCTGCTGTTCGCGACGCTGCTGATGCCGGCGTTGACACGCCAGATGCTGGCCGCGATCGGACGACGCCTCCCGGCCCGGAATGCGGGCTGA
- a CDS encoding glycosyltransferase family 4 protein, translated as MHLHSAAHGSFVRKAILVWLAGAAGARVVLHVHSGHIEEFFESLPRHLQAVLIATLRRADRVIALGETWAERLRTIAPGAQVCVIANPVQLPARTASGGPGPVRVVFLGPMREDKGFFHLLDAWSAMTREPGCPTARLVVAGDGDRHRVVARVAELGITSSVELLPWQDVEAVGELLASAHALVLPSLAEGQPMSVLEAMAHGLCVVASAVGGIPEMLDGGDAGVLVPPDDVGRLGDALIQVVRDPLRRTALGQAARARVERHHDVHVVWQRLDDLYRELLPGSVANGAVPAPGGARR; from the coding sequence GTGCACCTGCACAGCGCGGCTCACGGAAGCTTCGTACGCAAGGCGATCCTGGTCTGGCTCGCCGGAGCCGCCGGCGCACGCGTCGTGCTGCACGTCCACAGCGGGCACATCGAGGAGTTCTTCGAGTCGCTTCCGCGGCATCTGCAGGCGGTCCTGATCGCGACCCTGCGCAGGGCGGACCGGGTGATCGCGCTCGGCGAGACGTGGGCCGAACGCCTGCGCACGATCGCGCCGGGCGCGCAGGTGTGTGTGATCGCGAATCCGGTACAGCTGCCGGCCCGGACCGCGTCCGGCGGGCCCGGCCCGGTCCGTGTGGTGTTCCTCGGACCGATGCGCGAGGACAAGGGCTTCTTCCATCTGCTGGATGCCTGGTCGGCGATGACCCGGGAGCCCGGTTGCCCGACCGCCCGACTCGTCGTGGCCGGGGACGGCGACCGTCACCGGGTCGTGGCCCGTGTCGCGGAACTCGGTATCACCTCGTCCGTGGAGCTACTGCCCTGGCAGGACGTGGAGGCGGTCGGAGAGCTCCTGGCTTCGGCTCATGCGCTCGTCCTGCCTTCCTTGGCAGAGGGACAGCCGATGAGCGTGCTCGAGGCGATGGCGCATGGGCTCTGTGTGGTCGCGTCGGCGGTCGGTGGCATCCCCGAGATGCTCGACGGCGGTGACGCCGGGGTTCTCGTCCCTCCTGACGACGTCGGCCGGCTCGGCGACGCTCTGATCCAGGTCGTCCGGGATCCGCTCCGGCGCACCGCCCTCGGGCAGGCGGCTCGCGCACGGGTGGAGCGGCACCACGACGTCCACGTCGTCTGGCAGCGCCTCGACGACCTGTACCGAGAGCTGTTGCCGGGCTCCGTGGCGAACGGGGCCGTCCCGGCCCCCGGCGGAGCACGGCGATGA
- a CDS encoding glycosyltransferase produces the protein MIAIAPLRVLFVVPNLDVGGAERHVTTLLTRLDQRRFRPSLICLGHEGGLFDSLVDSGVPCRALQRTKAEAPLILAELVREMRRDRIELVVTRSYNAEVLGRLAARLAGVPHSAVWLHNASDLRPRSRVRVAADRALDRVTSAYYAVSNGQLPYLIDELRYPPSKIHVVHNGVDPLPYPPRRDESLARELGLDPGRVVVGTVAVLRPEKDHAILLRAFADVASRCPEAVLLLVGDGPLRRELAAAAAELGIADRVVFTGARRDVPRILPLIDIFVMSSRTEAFPMALLEAMAAGLPSVCTTVGGIPEIVEDGLTGHLVPPREPGPLATRLVELIATPSRRHAMGGAARRRLEDRFGLDRSVQLSEEMLERTVGRRGAERTT, from the coding sequence ATGATCGCCATCGCCCCCCTCCGGGTGCTCTTCGTCGTTCCGAACCTGGACGTCGGCGGGGCCGAGCGACATGTGACCACGTTGCTGACACGGCTCGACCAGCGCCGCTTCCGGCCTTCCCTGATCTGCCTGGGCCACGAGGGAGGTCTGTTCGACTCGCTCGTCGACAGCGGAGTCCCCTGCCGTGCGCTGCAGCGCACGAAGGCGGAGGCGCCACTGATCCTGGCCGAGCTCGTGAGGGAGATGCGCCGCGACCGGATCGAGCTGGTGGTGACCCGCTCGTACAACGCCGAGGTCCTCGGCCGCCTCGCCGCCCGGCTCGCCGGCGTGCCCCACTCCGCGGTCTGGCTGCACAACGCGAGCGACCTCCGACCGCGTAGCCGGGTCCGCGTCGCTGCCGACCGGGCACTGGACAGGGTCACCAGCGCGTACTACGCGGTCTCGAACGGGCAACTGCCCTACTTGATCGACGAGCTTCGCTACCCGCCTTCCAAGATTCACGTCGTACACAACGGGGTCGACCCACTCCCCTATCCACCCCGACGCGATGAGTCGTTGGCTCGCGAACTAGGCCTCGATCCCGGTCGCGTGGTCGTCGGGACGGTCGCAGTGCTGCGTCCGGAGAAGGACCACGCGATCTTGTTGAGGGCGTTCGCGGATGTCGCCTCGCGCTGTCCGGAGGCAGTTCTCCTCCTGGTCGGCGACGGGCCGTTACGGCGAGAACTCGCCGCGGCCGCGGCCGAACTGGGCATCGCCGACCGGGTGGTGTTCACCGGTGCGCGGCGCGACGTCCCGCGCATCCTGCCGCTCATCGACATCTTCGTGATGTCCTCGCGCACCGAGGCGTTCCCGATGGCGCTCCTCGAGGCGATGGCGGCCGGCCTGCCGAGCGTCTGCACGACTGTCGGAGGAATCCCCGAGATCGTGGAGGACGGCCTCACCGGCCATCTCGTTCCGCCTCGGGAGCCGGGACCTCTCGCCACGAGGCTGGTCGAGCTGATCGCCACGCCGAGTCGCCGGCACGCAATGGGTGGCGCCGCACGTCGACGGCTCGAGGACAGGTTCGGCCTCGACCGTTCCGTCCAGCTCAGCGAGGAGATGCTCGAACGGACGGTCGGTCGGCGTGGAGCGGAGAGAACGACGTGA
- the gmd gene encoding GDP-mannose 4,6-dehydratase, which produces MTDTSQTKRALITGITGQDGSYLAELLLDKGYEVHGIIRRASTFNTGRIEHLYQDPHDSEARLFLHYGDLTDSSRLVTLIDKVAPHEIYHLAAQSHVRVSFDEPEFTGNTTGVGTTRLLEAIRMAGIETRFYQASSSEMFGATPPPQSETTPFYPRSPYGAAKVYGYWMARNYREAHGMFAVNGILFNHESPRRGETFVTRKLARAAARISMGLEKYVYMGNLDAVRDWGYAPEYVEGMWRMLQHHEPDDYVLATGTAYTVRDFADHCFARVDLDYRDHIRFDEGYLRPTEVDALIGDASKAENALGWKAETLPPQLADIMVTAELQDLQK; this is translated from the coding sequence GTGACCGATACTTCGCAGACCAAGCGCGCCCTGATCACCGGGATCACCGGCCAGGACGGCTCCTACCTCGCCGAGCTGCTGCTCGACAAGGGCTACGAGGTGCACGGCATCATCCGCCGCGCGTCGACGTTCAACACCGGCCGCATCGAGCACCTCTACCAGGACCCGCACGACAGCGAGGCCCGGCTGTTCCTGCACTACGGGGACCTGACCGACAGCTCCCGTCTGGTGACGTTGATCGACAAGGTCGCGCCGCACGAGATCTACCACCTCGCCGCCCAGTCGCACGTGCGCGTCAGCTTCGACGAGCCGGAGTTCACCGGGAACACGACCGGAGTCGGGACGACCCGCCTGCTCGAGGCGATCCGGATGGCCGGCATCGAGACGCGCTTCTACCAGGCGTCCAGCTCGGAGATGTTCGGCGCGACGCCGCCGCCGCAGAGCGAGACGACGCCGTTCTACCCGCGCTCGCCGTACGGCGCGGCCAAGGTCTACGGCTACTGGATGGCGCGGAACTACCGCGAGGCCCACGGCATGTTCGCCGTGAACGGGATCCTCTTCAACCACGAGTCGCCGCGCCGCGGCGAGACGTTCGTGACGCGGAAGCTGGCCCGGGCCGCGGCCCGGATCTCGATGGGTCTCGAGAAGTACGTCTACATGGGCAACCTCGACGCCGTCCGGGACTGGGGCTACGCACCGGAGTACGTCGAGGGCATGTGGCGGATGCTGCAGCACCACGAGCCGGACGACTATGTCCTGGCCACCGGCACCGCCTACACGGTGCGCGACTTCGCCGACCACTGCTTCGCCCGGGTCGACCTCGACTACCGCGACCACATCCGGTTCGACGAGGGCTACCTCCGGCCGACCGAGGTCGACGCGCTGATCGGGGACGCGTCGAAGGCCGAGAACGCCCTCGGCTGGAAGGCCGAGACGCTCCCGCCGCAGCTGGCCGACATCATGGTCACCGCGGAGCTGCAGGACCTGCAGAAATGA